Proteins encoded in a region of the Botrytis cinerea B05.10 chromosome 11, complete sequence genome:
- the Bcagp2 gene encoding Bcagp2 gives MSSSGIEASHPFNDENVASYRQPANDGYLKEKHEEEVLDTFSPPYHDNTISVNQTHDSTHRQLRPRHIQLIGIGGTIGTALYVQIGHGLINGGPGSLFLAFTFWCTFILAVTNCMAEMVTYLPISSPFIRFAGRYVDEAFGVAAGYNFFIFEAALVPFEIVACNIIIHYWSDAVPAGGIIAIVIVLYGFINLFAVRWYGESEFYLAMGKVILIVGLIIFTFITMLGGNPLHDRFGFRFWSSPGAFTELYKTGSLGRFLGFLQCLIQASFTIAGPDYVSMAAGEAQNPRVVMPRAFNGVFYRLTAFFVLGSLAVGILVPYNDQELKDAFTNGLPGAAASPYVVAMNRLQIRILPDIVNAMVLGAAFSAGNSYVYCASRSLFGLALEGKAPKFLTKCTKEGVPIYCVCVTLAIALLSFLQVSNNAAVVLQWFVNLVTASQLINFSVMAYTFICWKKACDAQGLDRNTLPHRSFWQPFSAYYALTGCFIMTFVGGYTVFLPGAWDVPTFLFSYAMVGIFPIIFIGWKIVKKTKWLKPHEVILRTQEVEEIEEYTRNYVERPPKTRWHAYVDKIFS, from the exons ATGTCTTCTTCTGGTATTGAAGCATCTCATCCATTTAATGATGAAAATGTTGCTTCATATAGACAGCCTGCAAATGATGGGTATCTGAAAGAGAAgcatgaagaagaagtactTGATACCTTCTCTCCACCATATCATGACAATACCATATCCGTCAACCAGACACATGATTCTACCCATCGACAATTAAGACCAAGacatattcaattgattggTATTGGAGGGACAATTGGAACTGCTCTTTATGTTCAAATTGGTCATGGGTTAATAAATGGAGGACCAGGAAGTTTGTTTTTGGCCTTCACTTTTTG GTGCACTTTCATTCTGGCCGTCACAAAT TGTATGGCCGAAATGGTAACCTACCTACCAATATCATCTCCATTTATTCGATTCGCTGGTCGGTATGTCGATGAAGCATTTGGAGTTGCTGCAGGCTACAACTTTTTTATCTTTGAAGCCGCGCTTGTTCCATTCGAAATTGTAGCTTGTAATATTATCATTCATTATTGGAGTGATGCAGTTCCTGCTGGTGGAATCATTGCTATTGTTATAGTTCTCTATGG TTTCATTAATCTGTTTGCTGTTAGATGGTATGGAGAGTCAGAATTTTACCTCGCCATGGGGAaagtgattttgattgttggtcTGAtaatatttacttttatCACGATGCTTGGTGGAAACCCACTTCATGATCGATTTGGGTTCCGATTTTGGTCCAGTCCAGGAGCTTTCACCGAACTCTATAAAACGGGATCTCTTGGTCGCTTCCTAGGATTTTTGCAGTGCCTCATTCAAGCCTCATTCACCATAGCTGGTCCAGACTATGTCTCAATGGCAGCCGGCGAAGCCCAAAATCCCAGAGTTGTTATGCCTAGAGCATTTAATGGCGTTTTCTATAGGCTTACCGCATTTTTCGTGCTGGGAAGTTTGGCTGTAGGAATCTTAGTTCCATACAATGACCAGGAACTCAAAGACGCGTTTACAAATGGTCTACCGGGAGCAGCAGCTAGTCCTTATGTAGTCGCCATGAATCGActtcaaattagaattctCCCGGATATCGTAAACGCCATGGTTCTTGGAGCTGCTTTCTCGGCGGGTAATTCTTATGTTTATTGTGCATCAAGGTCACTTTTCGGTCTTGCGCTTGAAGGAAAAGCTCCCAAATTCCTCACCAAATGCACAAAGGAGGGTGTTCCAATATATTGTGTTTGTGTTACGTTGGCCATTGCATTATTGAGCTTTTTACAAGTTTCAAATAACGCAGCTGTAGTACTTCAATGGTTTGTTAATTTGGTTACTGCAAgtcaattgattaatttcAGCGTCATGGCTTATACGTTCATATGT TGGAAGAAAGCATGCGATGCACAAGGACTTGATAGAAATACTTTACCACATAGAAGTTTTTGGCAACCATTCAGTGCATATTATGCATTGACAGGATGTTTTATCATGACTTTTGTTGGTGGATATACAGTTTTCCTACCTG GTGCGTGGGATGTTCCaactttcctcttctcctatGCAATGGTTGGTATTTTTCCAATTATTTTTATCGGATGGAAAATTGTAAAGAAGACAAAATGGTTAAAACCACACGAGGTGATATTGAGAACTCAGGAGgtggaagaaattgaagagtatACAAGGAATTATGTTGAAAGACCTCCGAAGACAAGGTGGCATGCTTACGTGGACAAAATCTTTAGTTAG